AAAACTTATAACGTAAAAAACTATTTCTTAGTAACTAATTTACCTGCTCAACGAAAGATTGTAGAAAAGGTTTTAGATTACTGGCTCAACGGATATGGAGGAGAATTTAATCCCAACAGAAAAGAAGCGCTTGAAATATTTAAAATAAAAAATTACCTGGAGGACGTTATCGAAGAAATAGAAAAAAATGAAGGAGAACGTCCAAAGATAGTTTTTACATCTGCTAAAGCAAGAAATAATGTTGTTTCTTTCGAGGATCTAAAGAATAAGATAAAAGATTCTGACCATCCCTTTTTAATTCTTTTTGGAACCGGTTGGGGAATGCCAGAAGAGATTAGAGAAATTTCTGATTACGATTTAGAACCCATTAGAGCTAATGGAGAGTTCAATCATCTTTCTGTAAGGTCAGCGGTAGCAATAACCTTAGATAGATTAATAGGCGAAATTGTTTGATTTCTAGACTCTTCTGTGGGAGAGATTGTGATTTTGCAGCCTTGTGCAAAAAGCTTTTGCTGATCTGTGCAAAA
This genomic window from Petrotoga mexicana DSM 14811 contains:
- a CDS encoding RNA methyltransferase, with the protein product MFDKLYVALIHYPILKKDGSIVSTAVTNFDVHDISRTCKTYNVKNYFLVTNLPAQRKIVEKVLDYWLNGYGGEFNPNRKEALEIFKIKNYLEDVIEEIEKNEGERPKIVFTSAKARNNVVSFEDLKNKIKDSDHPFLILFGTGWGMPEEIREISDYDLEPIRANGEFNHLSVRSAVAITLDRLIGEIV